From the genome of Silurus meridionalis isolate SWU-2019-XX chromosome 20, ASM1480568v1, whole genome shotgun sequence, one region includes:
- the LOC124403398 gene encoding E3 SUMO-protein ligase ZBED1-like: MASGGEVRLQYVAPASFKSVVWRHFGFAVEYNAEEEKTVNKKMTVCKHCFTRVAYSNGNTSNMIAHLRRHHPAISMSEGRIAEQVIKSSKKQQSLAESFQHTYPTGSERHMKITQEVGVFIAKDLQPFSVIGDAGFCHLIKTLDPRYRLPSRTFFSSEIIPDLYEKTCNSIVYELAQAESLALTTDGWTSRATVSYLTVTVHYMSDWEMKSAVLQTRPLYESHTSAHWQKS, encoded by the coding sequence ATGGCGAGCGGTGGTGAAGTGAGGCTACAGTACGTGGCGCCGGCGTCTTTTAAATCTGTGGTGTGGAGACATTTCGGTTTTGCTGTTGAGTATAATGCCGAGGAAGAAAAAacggtaaacaaaaaaatgactgtcTGCAAGCATTGTTTTACACGTGTAGCCTACTCAAACGGAAACACTTCCAATATGATTGCACATCTGCGGCGCCATCACCCAGCAATATCAATGTCTGAAGGCAGGATAGCAGAGCAGGTAATAAAGTCCTCCAAAAAACAACAGTCCCTCGCTGAATCCTTCCAGCATACATACCCAACTGGTTCCGAGAGACACATGAAAATAACACAGGAAGTGGGGGTGTTCATTGCCAAAGATTTGCAGCCGTTTTCGGTGATTGGAGATGCGGGCTTTTGTCATCTTATAAAAACACTTGATCCACGTTACAGACTACCGTCTCGCACTTTTTTCAGCTCCGAGATAATTCCCGACCTCTATGAAAAGACATGCAACAGTATTGTGTATGAATTGGCTCAAGCAGAGAGCCTTGCTCTGACCACAGATGGTTGGACCTCGCGGGCAACCGTGAGTTACCTCACTGTAACTGTTCACTACATGTCGGATTGGGAAATGAAAAGCGCTGTACTCCAAACCCGTCCCCTGTATGAAAGTCATACAAGCGCTCATTGGCAGAAGAGTTGA